The genomic window TTCTGGTCCGCGCGGCGGCGTCGGTAGGTGCCTCTGCCGCCCCGGCGGCGGTAACCCGTCCTGGCATGATGGGACCCAAGCATTCATGGACTCATTCAGCGACGACACAGCTCAAAGGAGCGGCCGCATGGCAGACCCGCAAGATCGACCCGAGGGCGAATCGGACGTGACCCCGACACCGCCAGCCAAGAAGCAACCCGCCAAGAAGGCCGCCAAAGCGCCCGCCAAGAAGGCCCCCGCGAAGAAAGCGCCCGCCAAGAAGGCCCCCGCCAAGAAAGCGCCCGAGAAAGTACCTGTTGAGCAGGCGCCGGCTGACAACGCGCCCGCCGAAACCTCCGAGTCGGCGCCGCCGACGCTGGCCGACGAGATCCTCGGCGTGCAGCATCGCGCCGAGACCAACGGTCAATTGGCCGCTGCCGCCAAAGATGCTGCCGCTCAAGCCAAGTCAACAGTTGACCACGCCAACGATCCCCTGCCCCGGGACGCGTCGCCGTCGTCCGCGCTGCAGTCGCCGGTGCCACTGGTGGTTGCGCTCGCACTGAGCCTGCTGGCCATCCTGCTGGTGCGGCAGCTGCGCCGCGGCTGAGCAGCATGACCGTGTCCTTCCGGGCCACCGCCGATCTGGTCGACGACATCGGGCCCGATGTACGCAGCTGTGATCTCCAGTTCCGCCAATTCGGCGGTCATACCGAGTTCGCCGGCCCCGTCACCACGGTGCGGTGTTTCCAAGACAACGCACTGCTCAAGTCGGTGCTCTCCGAGCCGGGCGATGGCGGTGTGCTGGTGATCGACGGCGACGGCTCGCTGCACACCGCCCTGGTCGGGGATGTCATCGCCGAACTGGCCCGCTCCAACGGCTGGGCCGGGCTCGTCGTCAACGGAGCGGTGCGCGACGCCGCCGCGCTACGCGGCATCGACATCGGTATCAAGGCGCTGGGGACCAATCCCCGCAAGAGCACCAAGACCGGCGCCGGTGAACGCGACGTGGAACTGACCTTGGGCGGCGTCACCTTCGCCTCGGGCGACATTGCCTACAGCGACGACGACGGCATCGTGGTCGTCAGTTCCGGCAGCTAGCAACCCGCACGCTGCGGCGTGTCAGCCCGCTATGCGAACATATGTTCGTGCGGTGCGAGGCGTCCATCCTGCACGCGGATCTGGACTCGTTCTACGCCTCCGTCGAGCAACGGGATGACCCGACGTTGCGGGGCCGGCCGGTGATCGTCGGGGGCGGCGTCGTGCTGGCGGCCAGCTACGAGGCCAAGGCGTACGGCGTGCGAACCGCGATGGGCGGCGCCCAGGCTCTGCGGCTGTGTCCGCACGCGGTCGTGGTGCCGCCGCGGATGAGCGCTTACTCGCGCGCCAGTGATGCCGTCTTCGAGGTGTTCCGGCACTGCACCCCACTCGTCGAGCCGGTCTCGGTGGACGAGGCGTTTCTCGATGTCAGCGGCTTACGCCGGGTGTCGGGCACACCGGTGCAGATCGCGGCACAATTGCGCGCCGAGGTGCGCGAGCTGGTGGGATTGCCGATCACCGTCGGCGTGGCCCGCACCAAGTTCCTGGCCAAAGTGGCCAGCCAGGAAGCCAAACCCGACGGGCTGCTGCTGGTCCCACCCGACCAGGAACTGGCCTTCCTGCATCCGCTGCCGGTGCGCCGGTTGTGGGGGGTGGGCGCCAAGACCGCCGAGAAGCTGCAAGCCCATGGCGTGCGGACGGTTGCCGACGTCGCCGAACTCGGCGAATCGACGCTAGCGTCCATGGTCGGCGGTGCCATGGGCCGCCAACTGTATGCCCTGTCCCGCAACATCGATCGGCGCCGGGTCGTCACCGGGGTGCGTCGGCGCTCGGTGGGCGCCCAGCGCGCGCTCGGGCGCCGCGGCAACACCATGTCACCGGCCGAACTCGACGCGGTGGTGATCACGCTAATCGACCGCATCACCACCCGGATGCGCGCGGCCGGTCGCACCGGCCGCACCGTGGTGTTGCGGTTGCGGTTCGACGACTTCACCCGCGCGACCCGCTCGCACACGCTGCCGCAGGCCACCTCCGCGACGCAGCCCATCCTCGCCGCGGCGCGCCGACTACTCGCCGCCGCCCAGCCCGACATCGCGCAGCGCGGTTTGACTCTGGTCGGATTCGCGGTTTCGGGCATCGACCGCAGCGGCGCCCAGCAGCTGATGCTCCCGTTCGACGGGGAATCCCCGGCGATCGACGCGGCGGTGGACCGGATCCGGCATCGCTACGGCAAGGCCGCGGTCACCCGCGCGGTATTGGTCGGGCGCGACCCGGGTTTGGAGATGCCACACCTACCGGACTGACCAGTCCAGCAGCTCTTCCACGGGCCAGGTGTTCACGATGCGCTCGGCGTCGATCTCCGCGTCCAGCGCCCGCTGCGCGCCATAACCCAGGAAGTCCAACTGGCCGGGCGCGTGCGCGTCGGTGTCGATGCTGAACACACAGCCGAGGTCGCGCGCCAGGTGCAACAGGCGGGTGGGCGGATCTCGTCGCTCCGGGCGCGAGTTGATCTCGACCGCGGTGCCGTGGTCGCGACACGCGGTGAATACCGCCTCGGCGTCGAATTTCGACTCGGGCCGAATCCCGCGGTTGCCCGCAACCAGCCGGCCGGTGCAGTGGCCCAGCACATTGGTGTGTTCGTTGGACACCGCGCGCACCATGCGGCGCGTCATCGCCGCGGCGTCCATCGACAGCTTGGAGTGCACGCTGGCCACCACGATGTCCAGCCGCTCCAGCAACTCGGGCTCCTGATCCAGGCTGCCGTCATCAAGGATGTCGACCTCGATCCCGGTCAGGATGCGCATCGGGGCGAACTGCTCGCGCAGTTCGTCGATCACGTCGAGCTGTTTGCGCAGGCGTTCGGGTGAGAGCCCGTTGGCGATGGTCAGCCGCGGCGAGTGGTCGGTCAGCGCGCAGTACTCATGCCCCAGAGCCGCCGCGGTCGCCATCATCTCCTCGATGGGCGCCGATCCGTCCGACCAGTTCGAATGCAGATGCAGGTCGCCGCGCAGCGCGGCGCGGAGATCTCCGCCGCCCAGATCTTGCGCGGCAGAACGCAATTCGACGAGTAGGTCGGGCTCCCGCCCGGACCACGCCTGGTCGATCACCTTGGCCGTTTTCGGGCCGATGCCCGGCAGCGTCTGCCAGCTGTTGGCCTGCCCGTGCCGTTCCCGGGTGGCCTCGTCGAGCTTTTCGATGATGTCGGCGGCGTTGCGATAGGCCATGACGCGACGGGGATCATCCCTCTTGCGGTCCCGGTAATAGGCGATCTGGCGCAGCGCGATCACCGGGTCCATCAGAGGAACTGCCCGTCGATGAAGCCGGCGAAAACGACTCCGAAGCCGCCGATCTCGCCGAGGATGAGCGACCACATCGCCAGCCCGGTGCCCGGCGGGGGAGGGTCGAATTGGTTCTCGGTGTCCCGGCGCGCGCCGTGCAGAATGTAGCTGCCGATGGCGGCGACGAAGAAGAAGACCACCACCATCGCGGCGGTGAGGTTGACCCACGTTGGCCACGCACTCAGTTCCACGAACGCCGCCGTCAGCAGGGTGGCGAAGGCGTACAGCAGCGCGGCCCGGTGGGCGATGTCGACGTACGGATGGGCGCGATGCTCGGCGGTGGTCATGATCTGCCGGTACTTCCAGACCCCGAGAACCAGCGCCAGCAGAAAGATCAGTCCGGTCGCCAGCAGCGTGATCTTGGTGTCGATTCCCAGGGCACAGCTCATCGTTCGCTCGAGTCTAGTTCGGCCACAGGAAACTGGCCTACGGTCGATGTCATGCGATTCGCTTTCAAGACCTCACCCCAAGACACCACCTGGGCGGACATGCTGGCCGTCTGGACCGCGGCCGACGACATCGACGTCTTCGAATCCGGGTGGACCTTCGATCACTTCTATCCCATCTTCAGCGACTCCGCCGGCCCCTGCCTGGAGGGCTGGACGACACTGACCGCGCTGGCCCAGGCGACCACCCGGCTCCGGCTGGGCACGCTCGTCACCGGCATCCACTACCGCCATCCCGCGGTATTGGCCAACATGGCCGCCGCCCTGGACGTCATCTCCAACGGACGGCTGGAACTGGGCATCGGCGCCGGCTGGAACGAGGAGGAGTCGGGCGCCTACGGCATCGAATTGGGCACCATCAAGGAGCGCTTCGACCGGTTCGAGGAGGCGTGCGAGGTGATCACCAGCCTGCTCAGCAAGGAGACCACCACGTTCGACGGCAAGTTCTATCAGCTCAAGGACGCGCGCAACGAGCCGAAGGGACCACAGCGGCCGCACCCGCCCATCTGTATCGGCGGTAACGGAGAAAAGCGCACGCTACGGATCACCGCGCGCTACGCCCAGCACTGGAATTTCGTCGGCGGCACGCCCGAAGAGTTCGCCCGCAAGCGCGACGTCCTGGCCTCCCACTGCGCCGATATCGGGCGCGACCCGAAAGAGATCATGTTGTCGGCTCATCTCCGGCTGGACAACGACCGCAACTTCGGCCAAGTCATCGAGCAGGCGGCCGGGCTGGCGGCCGAAGGACTCGACTTGGGGATCGTCTACATCACGCCGCCCCACGACCCCAAGGTGCTGGAACCGCTTGCCGAGGCGATCCGGGATTCCGGCTTGCTCGCCTCCTAGCCGCAGCAAACCTCCTTCGCGCGTGTGACTAAAAGTTTGGCGTAGTCACACCGCGAAGCGGAGCAGATCTTCGGCGGTGACCAGACGCTCATGTCTGGCGGGAAATTCGTGACTCTTCACTGGGTGGCGGAACCATGACCAGGCGATTCGGCCCATCCGTGACCGGGGTAATGGGTTGGTACGCACAGTGACACTCCCTGCGATCGAACATCTCAGCCGGGTTATGACACATGCCCACTATGTGACTCAACCCACAAGCGACTATTAGACACCTGGGTTCCGGCAAACACGAGCCGACGCGCCGAGCGAAACACCGCGTGTTTCTGGTGTGGCTGCTGTGACTACTGGAGCGGAGCGGCGGTGGGCTTGATCGGCGCCGGGAGTGCGCTGACCCCCATCAGGTACCGGTCCACACCCTGGGCCGCGGCCCTGCCTTCAGCAATCGCCCAAACGATCAACGACTGGCCGCGACCCATGTCGCCGGCAACGAAAACGCCGGGAACCGAGGTGTCGAAGTCGTCGCCGCGAGCCACGTTGCCGCGCTCGGTCAGCTTCACTTCGAGGTCGGTCAGCAGCCCGGGCTTCTCCGGTCCGACGAATCCCATCGCCAGCAAAACCAAGTCGGCCTCCAGTTCGAAGTCCGATCCTTCGACCTTGACGAACTTGCCGTCTTGCATGCGCACTTCGTGCGCCTTGAGGGCGCAGACGCGGCCGTCCTGGCCGAGGAACTCCTCGGTGTTGACCGAGAAGACGCGCTCGCCGCCCTCTTCGTGTGCCGACGACACCCGGTACATCAGCGGGTAGGTCGGCCAGGGGGTGGACGCCGCGCGGGTCTCGGGCGGGCGGGGCATGATCTCGAACTGGTGGATGCTTGCCGCGCCCTGGCGGTGCGCGGTACCGAGGCAGTCAGCGCCGGTGTCACCACCGCCGATGATGATGACCTTCTTGCCGCGGGCGGTGATCGGCGGCTCGCCGTCGGGCCCCAGCACGTCATCGCCTTCCTGGACCCGGTTGGCCCAGGGCAGGTACTCCATCGCCTGGTGGATGCCGTCCAGATCCCGCCCGGGGACCGGGAGGTCGCGGGCGGCGGTCGCACCGCCGGCCAGCACCACCGCGTCGAAGTCGGCGCGCAACTGTTCGACGGTGATGTCCACCCCGACGTTGACGCCCGTGCGGAACTCGGTGCCTTCGGCCCGCATCTGCTCCAACCGCCGGTCCAGGACCCGCTTTTCCATCTTGAACTCGGGAATGCCGTACCGCAGTAGGCCACCGATGCGGTCGTCGCGCTCGAAGACGGTCACGTGGTGACCGGCGCGGGTGAGCTGCTGCGCCGCGGCCAGCCCGGCCGGGCCCGAACCCACGATGGCGACCTTCTTCCCGGTCAACTCCTCGGGCGGCAGCGGCTTGACGAAGCCTTCCTCGAAGGCGCGGTCGATGATCTCGAGCTCGATCTGCTTGATCGTCACGGGATCTTGGTTGATGCCCAGCACGCACGCCGGCTCGCACGGCGCCGGACACAACCGCCCGGTGAAGTCAGGGAAGTTGTTGGTGGCGTGCAGCCGTTCGATCGCATCGCGCCACCGACCGTTGCGCACCAGGTCGTTCCACTCCGGGATCAAGTTGCCCAGCGGACAGCCGTTGTGGCAGAACGGAATACCGCAATCCATGCAACGGGTGGCCTGCTCGCGCACCGCCCCTTCGCTGAAGTCCTCGTAGACCTCGTTCCAGTCGCGCAGTCGCAACGGCACCGGCCGACGCGACGGCAACTCCCGGTGGGTGTATTTCAGGAAGCCGCTCGGATCAGCCATGTGATGCCGCCATGATCGCTTTGTCCACATCTACACCGTCGCGTTCGGCTTCGGCGATGGCCTGCAGCACCCGCTTGTAGTCGCGCGGCATCACCTTGGCAAAGTGCCGGTGTTGCGCGGCCCAGTCAGCCAGGATCCGCTGTCCCACAGCCGAATCGGTAGCGTCGACGTGGGCCTGAATGATGCCGTGCAGGAAGTCGACGTCGTCTTCGTCGATGCTCTCCAGCTCGACCATTTCGGGATTGAGGTTGGCGGGCAGTGCGCCGTCCGGGTCGTATACGTAGGCCACCCCACCCGACATGCCGGCGGCGAAGTTGCGGCCGGTGCTGCCGAGGATGACCACCCGGCCGCCGGTCATGTACTCGCAGCCGTGGTCACCCACGCCCTCGACCACCGCATGCGCGCCGGAGTTGCGGACGGCGAAGCGTTCACCGACGACACCGCGCAGGTAAACCTCTCCGCTGGTGGCGCCGAACAGGATGACGTTGCCGCCGATGATGTTGTCTTCGGCCACGTAGTCAGTCGGTGCATTGTCCGACGGCCGCACCACGATGCGTCCGCCCGACAGGCCCTTGCCGACGTAGTCGTTGGCGTCACCGTAGATCCGCAAGGTGATGCCTTTGGGCACGAAGGCGCCGAAGCTGTTGCCGGCCGATCCGTCGAACGTGATGTCGATGGTGCCGTCCGGCAGGCCTTGGCCCCCATAGGCTTTGGTGACCTCGTGGCCCAGCATGGTGCCGACCGTGCGGTTGACGTTGCTGATGGTGGTCGAGAAGCGGACCGGTTTCTGCGAATCCAGCGCCTCCCTGCTCATGACGATCAGCTGCTGGTCGAGCGCCTTGTCCAGACCGTGGTCCTGACGCGAGCTGCAATACAGGTCCTGGTTCATGAACGCCGACTCCGGCTCGTGCAGAACCGGTGTCAGGTCCAGCCGGTGGGCCTTCCAGTGCGCGCGGGCCAGCGTGGTGTCCAGTGCACCGACCTGCCCGACGGCTTCGTTGAAGGTACGGAAACCCAACTGCGCCATGTACTCGCGGACCTCTTCGGCGATGAACATGAAGAAGTTCTCCACGAACTCGGGCTTGCCGGCGAATCGCTCGCGCAGCACCGGGTTCTGGGTGGCCACGCCCACCGGGCAGGTGTCGAGGTGGCAGACCCGCATCATGATGCAGCCCGACACCACCAGCGGCGCGGTGGAGAAGCCGAACTCCTCGGCACCGAGCAAGGCTCCGATCATCACGTCGCGGCCGGTCTTGAGCTGGCCGTCCACCTGGACCACGATCCGGTCGCGTAAACCGTTGAGCAGCAACGTCTGCTGCGTCTCGGCCAGTCCCAGCTCCCAGGGCGCGCCGGCGTGCTTCATCGACGTCAGCGGCGTCGCGCCGGTGCCGCCGTCGTGTCCGGAGATCAGGACGACATCGGCGTGTGCCTTCGACACGCCCGCTGCGACGGTGCCGACGCCGTTCTCCGAGACCAGCTTGACGTGCACCCGCGCGGACGGGTTGGCGTTCTTCAGGTCGTGGATCAGCTGAGCCAGGTCCTCGATGGAGTAGATGTCGTGGTGCGGCGGCGGCGAGATCAGCCCCACCCCGGGCGTGGAGTGCCGGACCTCGGCCACCCACGGGTACACCTTGTGCCCCGGAAGCTGGCCGCCCTCACCGGGTTTCGCCCCTTGGGCCATCTTGATCTGGATGTCGGTGCAGTTGGTCAGGTAGTGCGAGGTGACGCCGAACCGGGCCGAGGCCACCTGCTTGATCGCGCTGCGGCGCCAGTCCCCGTTGGGGTCGCGTTCGAAGCGTTTGACGTCCTCGCCGCCTTCACCGCTGTTGGAGCGGCCGCCCAGCCGGTTCATGGCGATGGCGAGTGTTTCGTGGGCTTCGGCGGAGATCGAGCCGTAGCTCATCGCCCCCGTCGAGAAGCGCTTGACGATCTCGCTGGCCGGTTCGACCTCGTCCAGCGGAACCGGGGGGCGTACGCCGGCACGGAATTTCAGCAATCCGCGCAGCGAGGCCATCCGCTCGCTCTGGTCGTCGATCAGACGGGTGTAGTCCTTGAAGATCTTGTACTGCCCGGTGCGGGTGGAGTGCTGCAGCTTGAACACCGTCTCGGGGTTGAACAAGTGGTACTCGCCCTCGCGGCGCCACTGGTACTCACCGCCCACCTCGAGTTCGCGGTGCGCACGCTCGTCGGGCCGCTCCAGGTAGGCCAACTTGTGGCGGGTAGCGACGTCGGCGGCGATGTCGTCCAGTGTGATGCCGCCGACCGGGCAGCTCATGCCGGTGAAGTACTCGTCGAGCACCTCCTCGGACACGCCGACCGCCTGGAACAGCTGCGCGCCGGTGTAGGAGGCCAGCGTCGAAATGCCCATCTTGGACATGACTTTCAGCACGCCCTTGCCGGCGGCTTTGACGTAATTCTTCAGCGCGGTCTCGCGGTCCACGCCGTCGAAGACGCCCCGGTCGAGCATGTCCTCGATGGACTCGAAGGCCAGGTACGGGTTGACCGCGGCGGCTCCGCAGCCGACCAGCATCGCCATGTGGTGCACCTCGCGGGCGTCACCGGATTCGACCACCAGCCCGACATGGGTGCGGGTCCGGTCGCGCACCAGGTGGTGGTGCACCGCCGCGACGGCAAGCAACGACGGGATGGGCGCCAGTTGCTCGTTGGAGTCGCGGTCGGACAGGATGATCAGCCGCGCGCCGTCGGCAATGGCCGCCGAGGCCTGCGCACGAATATCGGTCAGCGCCTCGGCCAACCCGGTGCCGCCTTCGGCGACCGGGTAGAGACAGTGAATGACCTTGGAGCACATGCCATGCGGGCGCCCGTTGACCTCGTCGTCAGGGTCGAGGTTGATCAGCTTGGCCAGCTCGTAGTTACTCAGGATCGGCTGCTGCAGCACGATCTGGTGACAGGATTCCTCCGTCGGGGTGAGCAGGTCGCGCTCACCACCGGTGGTGCCCTGCAAGCTGGTCACCACCTCTTCCCGGATGGCGTCCAGCGGCGGGTTGGTCACCTGAGCGAACAACTGCTGGAAGTAGTCGAAGAGCATCCGGGGACGCCGCGACAGCACCGCGACGGGGGTGTCGGTGCCCATCGAGCCGATCGGCTCGGCGCCGGTGCGGGCCATCGGCGCAACCAGCAGGTTGAGCTCTTCGTAGGTGTAGCCAAAGGCCAACTGCCGCATGACAAGTCGGTCGTGCGACATCCGGACTTGCTTGCTTTCGGGCAGTTTCTCGATCGGCACCAAGCCCTTGTCGAGCCACTCCTGGTAGGGGTGCTCGGCAGCCAGTTCCGCCTTGATCTCCTCGTCGGCGACGATGCGGCCCTGGGTGGTGTCCACCAGAAACATCCGGCCGGGCTGCAGCCGCATCCGCTTGACCACCGTGGACGGGTCGAGGTCCAGCACGCCGGCTTCGGACGCCATCACCACCAAGCCGTCTTCGGTGACCCAGATCCGCGACGGCCGTAAGCCGTTGCGGTCCAGCACAGCGCCGACGATGGTGCCGTCGGTGAACGTGATCGACGCCGGTCCGTCCCAGGGCTCCATCAAAGAAGCGTGGTACTGGTAGAACGCGCGCCGGGCGGGGTCCATCGATTCATTGCGTTCCCACGCCTCGGGGATCATCATCAGCACCGCGTGGGCCAGGCTGCGGCCACCGAGGTGAAGCAATTCGACGACCTCGTCGAACCGCGCGGTATCCGACGCGCCCGGAGTGCAGATCGGGAACAGCTTCTCCACGTCGTCCGTCGACCCGAACACGTCGGTCTTGATCAACGCTTCACGTGCCCGCATCCAGTTCTCGTTGCCGGTGACGGTGTTGATCTCGCCGTTGTGGGCGATGCGCCGGAACGGATGCGCCAGCGGCCACGACGGGAAGGTGTTGGTGGAGAACCGCGAGTGCACGATGCCCAGCGCGCTGGTCAGCCGGTCGTCTTGCAGGTCCAGGTAGAAAGCCTTGAGCTGCGGGGTGGTCAGCATGCCCTTGTAGACGAAGGTCTGCCCGGACAGGCTCGGGAAGTACACCGTCTCGCGGCCGGGTCCGTCCTGACCGGGGCCCTTGGTGCCGAGTTCGTGTTCGGCGCGCTTGCGCACGATGTAGGCGCGGCGCTCCAGGCTCATGCCGGAGGCGCCCGCCATGAACACCTGGCGGAAGGTGGGCATGGCGTCGCGGGACAACGCGCCCAGCGACGAATCGTCGGTCGGCACGTGCCGCCAGCCCAGTACCTGCAGCCCTTCGGATTCGGCGATCTTCTCGACGGCCGCGCACGCCGCGGCGGCGTCCTTGGACGACTGCGGCAGGAAGGCGATACCCGTGGCGTAGCTGCCCGGGGCGGGCAACTCGAAATCGACGACCTCCCGCAGGAATTGGTCGGGGACCTGAATCAGGATGCCCGCACCGTCACCGCTGCGCGGTTCGGCGCCCTGAGCACCGCGATGTTCCAGGTTGAGCAGCGCGGTGATCGCCTTGTCCACGATGTCGCGGCTTCGCCGGCCGTGCATATCCACGACCATGGCCACCCCGCACGCATCGTGTTCGAATGCGGGGTTGTACAGCCCGACGCGCTTGGGCGTCATTCCCACCTAACCCTTCAGCAGATTTCCTGCGGGCCTCATATGCCGATCCGAATTGGGGCTGCACCCGGAGGTTGCGGGCTTGACCCCTTCCGCCTTGTCGATAGGCTGTCCGCAAGCGGAGATTTTGTCGGTCAGGGTGTCGTCCGTGCAGCGCTGAACGGTGGCCCTGGACCTGATTTCGACAAGTCGTAAAACGATATGACAGATACCGCCTGACATGCCAACTTCTTCAATAGTAGCTTGCCTACTGGCACGGGCGTAAATTCGCTGTAACCGATCTTCGACGGCCGTGTGGTGTGCGCTACAACGCCGGGACTGCCCCGTTCTGCACGGTTAACATGGCACCACCCAGCGACCGCGCCAATCCATTGGCGAAGTTTGCTCTGCGCCAGTCCGGGGCGGCCCGGACGCCGCCACCCGACTTCCCCGGCTTGTCACATCAGCACCAAGGAATCAGAGAAAGCGTGGCAGCGCTGCTTGTGGCCAGTTCCGCCCCGGGCCGGGCACCAT from Mycobacterium kubicae includes these protein-coding regions:
- a CDS encoding nucleoid-structuring protein H-NS encodes the protein MADPQDRPEGESDVTPTPPAKKQPAKKAAKAPAKKAPAKKAPAKKAPAKKAPEKVPVEQAPADNAPAETSESAPPTLADEILGVQHRAETNGQLAAAAKDAAAQAKSTVDHANDPLPRDASPSSALQSPVPLVVALALSLLAILLVRQLRRG
- the rraA gene encoding ribonuclease E activity regulator RraA, producing MTVSFRATADLVDDIGPDVRSCDLQFRQFGGHTEFAGPVTTVRCFQDNALLKSVLSEPGDGGVLVIDGDGSLHTALVGDVIAELARSNGWAGLVVNGAVRDAAALRGIDIGIKALGTNPRKSTKTGAGERDVELTLGGVTFASGDIAYSDDDGIVVVSSGS
- the dinB gene encoding DNA polymerase IV, with protein sequence MFVRCEASILHADLDSFYASVEQRDDPTLRGRPVIVGGGVVLAASYEAKAYGVRTAMGGAQALRLCPHAVVVPPRMSAYSRASDAVFEVFRHCTPLVEPVSVDEAFLDVSGLRRVSGTPVQIAAQLRAEVRELVGLPITVGVARTKFLAKVASQEAKPDGLLLVPPDQELAFLHPLPVRRLWGVGAKTAEKLQAHGVRTVADVAELGESTLASMVGGAMGRQLYALSRNIDRRRVVTGVRRRSVGAQRALGRRGNTMSPAELDAVVITLIDRITTRMRAAGRTGRTVVLRLRFDDFTRATRSHTLPQATSATQPILAAARRLLAAAQPDIAQRGLTLVGFAVSGIDRSGAQQLMLPFDGESPAIDAAVDRIRHRYGKAAVTRAVLVGRDPGLEMPHLPD
- a CDS encoding PHP domain-containing protein, with product MDPVIALRQIAYYRDRKRDDPRRVMAYRNAADIIEKLDEATRERHGQANSWQTLPGIGPKTAKVIDQAWSGREPDLLVELRSAAQDLGGGDLRAALRGDLHLHSNWSDGSAPIEEMMATAAALGHEYCALTDHSPRLTIANGLSPERLRKQLDVIDELREQFAPMRILTGIEVDILDDGSLDQEPELLERLDIVVASVHSKLSMDAAAMTRRMVRAVSNEHTNVLGHCTGRLVAGNRGIRPESKFDAEAVFTACRDHGTAVEINSRPERRDPPTRLLHLARDLGCVFSIDTDAHAPGQLDFLGYGAQRALDAEIDAERIVNTWPVEELLDWSVR
- a CDS encoding LLM class F420-dependent oxidoreductase, with protein sequence MRFAFKTSPQDTTWADMLAVWTAADDIDVFESGWTFDHFYPIFSDSAGPCLEGWTTLTALAQATTRLRLGTLVTGIHYRHPAVLANMAAALDVISNGRLELGIGAGWNEEESGAYGIELGTIKERFDRFEEACEVITSLLSKETTTFDGKFYQLKDARNEPKGPQRPHPPICIGGNGEKRTLRITARYAQHWNFVGGTPEEFARKRDVLASHCADIGRDPKEIMLSAHLRLDNDRNFGQVIEQAAGLAAEGLDLGIVYITPPHDPKVLEPLAEAIRDSGLLAS
- a CDS encoding glutamate synthase subunit beta, with the protein product MADPSGFLKYTHRELPSRRPVPLRLRDWNEVYEDFSEGAVREQATRCMDCGIPFCHNGCPLGNLIPEWNDLVRNGRWRDAIERLHATNNFPDFTGRLCPAPCEPACVLGINQDPVTIKQIELEIIDRAFEEGFVKPLPPEELTGKKVAIVGSGPAGLAAAQQLTRAGHHVTVFERDDRIGGLLRYGIPEFKMEKRVLDRRLEQMRAEGTEFRTGVNVGVDITVEQLRADFDAVVLAGGATAARDLPVPGRDLDGIHQAMEYLPWANRVQEGDDVLGPDGEPPITARGKKVIIIGGGDTGADCLGTAHRQGAASIHQFEIMPRPPETRAASTPWPTYPLMYRVSSAHEEGGERVFSVNTEEFLGQDGRVCALKAHEVRMQDGKFVKVEGSDFELEADLVLLAMGFVGPEKPGLLTDLEVKLTERGNVARGDDFDTSVPGVFVAGDMGRGQSLIVWAIAEGRAAAQGVDRYLMGVSALPAPIKPTAAPLQ
- the gltB gene encoding glutamate synthase large subunit, yielding MTPKRVGLYNPAFEHDACGVAMVVDMHGRRSRDIVDKAITALLNLEHRGAQGAEPRSGDGAGILIQVPDQFLREVVDFELPAPGSYATGIAFLPQSSKDAAAACAAVEKIAESEGLQVLGWRHVPTDDSSLGALSRDAMPTFRQVFMAGASGMSLERRAYIVRKRAEHELGTKGPGQDGPGRETVYFPSLSGQTFVYKGMLTTPQLKAFYLDLQDDRLTSALGIVHSRFSTNTFPSWPLAHPFRRIAHNGEINTVTGNENWMRAREALIKTDVFGSTDDVEKLFPICTPGASDTARFDEVVELLHLGGRSLAHAVLMMIPEAWERNESMDPARRAFYQYHASLMEPWDGPASITFTDGTIVGAVLDRNGLRPSRIWVTEDGLVVMASEAGVLDLDPSTVVKRMRLQPGRMFLVDTTQGRIVADEEIKAELAAEHPYQEWLDKGLVPIEKLPESKQVRMSHDRLVMRQLAFGYTYEELNLLVAPMARTGAEPIGSMGTDTPVAVLSRRPRMLFDYFQQLFAQVTNPPLDAIREEVVTSLQGTTGGERDLLTPTEESCHQIVLQQPILSNYELAKLINLDPDDEVNGRPHGMCSKVIHCLYPVAEGGTGLAEALTDIRAQASAAIADGARLIILSDRDSNEQLAPIPSLLAVAAVHHHLVRDRTRTHVGLVVESGDAREVHHMAMLVGCGAAAVNPYLAFESIEDMLDRGVFDGVDRETALKNYVKAAGKGVLKVMSKMGISTLASYTGAQLFQAVGVSEEVLDEYFTGMSCPVGGITLDDIAADVATRHKLAYLERPDERAHRELEVGGEYQWRREGEYHLFNPETVFKLQHSTRTGQYKIFKDYTRLIDDQSERMASLRGLLKFRAGVRPPVPLDEVEPASEIVKRFSTGAMSYGSISAEAHETLAIAMNRLGGRSNSGEGGEDVKRFERDPNGDWRRSAIKQVASARFGVTSHYLTNCTDIQIKMAQGAKPGEGGQLPGHKVYPWVAEVRHSTPGVGLISPPPHHDIYSIEDLAQLIHDLKNANPSARVHVKLVSENGVGTVAAGVSKAHADVVLISGHDGGTGATPLTSMKHAGAPWELGLAETQQTLLLNGLRDRIVVQVDGQLKTGRDVMIGALLGAEEFGFSTAPLVVSGCIMMRVCHLDTCPVGVATQNPVLRERFAGKPEFVENFFMFIAEEVREYMAQLGFRTFNEAVGQVGALDTTLARAHWKAHRLDLTPVLHEPESAFMNQDLYCSSRQDHGLDKALDQQLIVMSREALDSQKPVRFSTTISNVNRTVGTMLGHEVTKAYGGQGLPDGTIDITFDGSAGNSFGAFVPKGITLRIYGDANDYVGKGLSGGRIVVRPSDNAPTDYVAEDNIIGGNVILFGATSGEVYLRGVVGERFAVRNSGAHAVVEGVGDHGCEYMTGGRVVILGSTGRNFAAGMSGGVAYVYDPDGALPANLNPEMVELESIDEDDVDFLHGIIQAHVDATDSAVGQRILADWAAQHRHFAKVMPRDYKRVLQAIAEAERDGVDVDKAIMAASHG